A region from the Saccharomonospora azurea NA-128 genome encodes:
- a CDS encoding cytochrome c maturation protein CcmE, with translation MGLVAVLAGLLFFGNLNQNLVYYLTPQEAVAQRADFADGRRFQLGGLVEKDSVVKTANRLRFTLTSGTGPGSDTVAIEHHGAPAQLFQSGIGVVLEGSWRGDVFVSDTMKVKHDENYQPPAPDGEKS, from the coding sequence GTGGGGCTGGTCGCGGTGTTGGCCGGCCTGCTGTTCTTCGGCAACCTCAATCAGAATCTGGTGTACTACCTGACCCCGCAGGAAGCCGTTGCTCAGCGGGCCGACTTCGCCGACGGACGCCGCTTCCAGCTCGGCGGGCTCGTCGAGAAGGACAGCGTGGTCAAGACCGCGAACAGACTGCGGTTCACGCTCACGTCCGGCACCGGACCCGGTTCCGACACGGTGGCCATCGAGCATCACGGCGCGCCAGCACAGCTGTTCCAATCCGGGATTGGCGTCGTGCTCGAGGGTTCCTGGCGTGGCGACGTCTTCGTCTCCGACACGATGAAGGTCAAGCACGACGAGAACTACCAGCCACCGGCCCCGGATGGTGAGAAATCGTGA
- a CDS encoding heme lyase CcmF/NrfE family subunit, protein MSVVTPAVGWGGTLLGLSGSIVLALFGFRAQQRPEAIRRTQLRFAVGCMVGGAILAMGALEVALLTDNFAVSYVAENHSRATPLLFTITSAWSALGGSIILWTLVLTGYTAMVMRQVRSTHDRLGTGALGVLGLVNIFFFVLVSTVANPFKILPDPPADGPGPNPILADHIMVAFHPPMLYLGFVGFTVPFAFAMSALLLRKGGVEWLRRTRRANLVAWSFLTGGLVLGAWWSYEVLGWGGYWAWDPVENAALIPWLVATAFIHSAVVQVKRGMLQAWNFVLVIATFALTILGTFLTRSGVVASVHSFTESGVGSVFLGFLMLVLVGGFTLFALRGERIASPSRPESLASREGVFLVNNLLLTVFAFVVLTGTLYPIVVEFMTGEQVSVGRPYFDRMSVPLAFALLLAMGIGPFTPYRYASPRVLWTRLRVPLLLASAAAAALVLAGIRSPGVVAVVAIAVGIVAASVRHLIVTAPKPRWKGVPRLLRGQRAYWGGQLAHIGVALVAVTIAVSGALASKATVTLDRGETVEFAGYELTFDRTERHQQPDRVSTDAHIVFRDGDQVVWIGRPLLNTFPNQPQSIGQPDVWTTPGRDIYISLAQFDPERVSLNLYHYPLMAWLWVSGFVMAAGGFWALSGRAQRTSRQDSLERVTIDA, encoded by the coding sequence GTGAGCGTCGTGACTCCCGCGGTGGGCTGGGGTGGCACGCTGTTGGGCCTGTCCGGTTCGATCGTGTTGGCGCTGTTCGGCTTCCGCGCTCAGCAGCGCCCCGAAGCGATCCGCCGAACCCAGTTGCGGTTCGCCGTCGGTTGCATGGTCGGTGGTGCCATCCTGGCGATGGGTGCGCTCGAAGTGGCCCTGCTGACGGACAACTTCGCCGTGTCCTACGTGGCCGAGAACCATTCCCGCGCAACGCCACTGCTGTTCACGATCACCAGCGCCTGGTCGGCATTGGGCGGCAGCATCATCCTCTGGACACTCGTCCTCACCGGCTACACGGCCATGGTCATGCGGCAGGTGCGCAGCACCCACGATCGGTTGGGCACAGGAGCACTCGGCGTGCTCGGCCTGGTCAACATCTTCTTCTTCGTCCTAGTGTCCACCGTGGCCAACCCGTTCAAGATTCTGCCTGACCCACCGGCGGATGGCCCCGGGCCCAATCCCATCCTGGCCGACCACATCATGGTGGCCTTCCACCCGCCCATGCTTTATCTCGGGTTCGTCGGGTTCACCGTGCCGTTCGCGTTCGCCATGTCGGCGTTGCTACTGCGCAAGGGTGGCGTGGAATGGCTGCGGCGAACCCGGCGGGCGAACTTGGTCGCCTGGAGCTTCCTGACCGGTGGGCTCGTGCTCGGGGCGTGGTGGTCCTACGAAGTACTCGGTTGGGGTGGCTACTGGGCGTGGGATCCGGTCGAGAACGCGGCACTCATCCCATGGCTCGTGGCGACCGCCTTCATCCACTCCGCTGTCGTCCAGGTCAAGCGCGGGATGCTGCAAGCGTGGAACTTCGTGCTCGTGATCGCCACATTCGCGTTGACGATCCTCGGCACATTCCTCACCCGCTCCGGCGTCGTGGCTTCGGTGCACTCGTTCACCGAGTCCGGCGTTGGCTCGGTGTTCCTGGGGTTCCTCATGTTGGTGCTGGTCGGCGGGTTCACTTTGTTCGCGCTGCGCGGTGAGCGCATTGCCTCGCCGTCACGGCCGGAGTCATTGGCCAGTCGCGAGGGTGTGTTCCTGGTCAACAACCTGTTGCTGACCGTGTTCGCGTTCGTCGTGCTCACCGGCACCCTGTACCCGATCGTCGTTGAGTTCATGACCGGGGAACAGGTCTCGGTCGGCAGGCCGTACTTCGACCGGATGTCCGTGCCGCTGGCGTTCGCCCTGCTGTTGGCGATGGGCATCGGCCCGTTCACCCCTTACCGTTATGCCTCACCTCGCGTGTTGTGGACCCGGCTGCGGGTTCCGCTGCTACTCGCCAGCGCAGCTGCGGCGGCTCTGGTGCTCGCCGGAATCCGCTCGCCGGGCGTGGTCGCCGTGGTTGCCATCGCGGTCGGCATCGTCGCGGCGAGCGTGCGCCACCTGATCGTCACCGCGCCGAAGCCCCGCTGGAAGGGCGTGCCGCGGCTGCTGCGTGGGCAGCGTGCGTACTGGGGCGGACAGTTGGCCCACATCGGCGTCGCGCTGGTCGCCGTCACCATCGCCGTGTCCGGGGCCTTGGCCAGCAAGGCCACGGTGACCCTCGACCGCGGCGAGACCGTCGAGTTCGCCGGCTACGAGCTGACGTTCGATCGTACGGAGCGGCATCAGCAACCGGATCGAGTGAGCACTGACGCGCACATCGTCTTTCGTGACGGTGATCAGGTGGTCTGGATCGGTCGGCCGCTGCTGAACACCTTCCCCAACCAACCCCAGTCGATCGGCCAGCCCGACGTCTGGACCACCCCAGGGCGCGACATCTACATCTCCCTCGCCCAGTTTGACCCGGAGCGCGTGTCGCTCAACCTCTACCACTACCCCCTGATGGCATGGCTGTGGGTCAGCGGCTTTGTGATGGCCGCAGGCGGTTTCTGGGCACTGAGTGGCCGGGCGCAGCGCACGAGCCGGCAGGACTCGCTGGAACGGGTGACCATCGATGCGTAG
- a CDS encoding cytochrome c-type biogenesis protein, protein MSIVLAVLSLLGVTMAGLLTGWSGTEDQASELEQRLRCPTCASVSIAESPSDTATAMRTVVAEQVAAGRTDQQIIDYFRARYGDWVLLDPPAKGQTLPLWLLPFAALAVGAVVLIFLRGRRSPEPGDDVLDPAQLERVARAVEQARAKADREEVP, encoded by the coding sequence GTGAGCATCGTGCTGGCCGTGCTGAGTCTGCTGGGCGTGACGATGGCAGGACTGCTGACCGGCTGGTCGGGCACGGAGGATCAGGCCTCCGAGCTCGAGCAGCGGCTGCGTTGCCCGACGTGCGCGAGCGTGTCCATCGCCGAGTCCCCCTCCGATACCGCGACGGCCATGCGCACGGTGGTGGCCGAGCAGGTCGCCGCCGGGCGAACCGACCAGCAGATCATCGACTACTTCCGCGCCCGCTACGGCGACTGGGTCCTGCTCGACCCACCCGCGAAAGGCCAGACGCTGCCGCTGTGGCTGCTGCCGTTCGCCGCGCTGGCGGTCGGTGCTGTGGTGCTGATTTTCCTCCGTGGCCGGCGGTCACCGGAACCGGGCGACGATGTACTAGACCCGGCCCAGCTTGAGCGCGTTGCCCGCGCGGTCGAGCAGGCGCGGGCCAAAGCCGACAGGGAGGAGGTGCCATGA
- a CDS encoding tetratricopeptide repeat protein, producing MSVERERLEQVRDQALADIVDLERQVADDEIPNHAAVRLRRQYEATAARAMEELETQPPEETTTTAQRPRSSRRRRGRLVAYVSATAVAVFAALVLLPQYVAERPEGGFISGNEVIQSPAGAPSSSAQPPRDLSTVTEAEMEQVVAANPNVLGMRLALARRYVEKGQYDKASEHYGVALTQAPDDPQARSSAAWLLHKMGNTEAALRFLDKTLLGAPGSPDALWYKARILLDGRRNPAGALEILQGLVERGDLEPERLAEADQLMTRAREQTER from the coding sequence ATGAGCGTCGAGCGGGAGCGGCTCGAGCAGGTGCGCGACCAGGCACTGGCCGACATCGTCGATCTCGAGCGGCAGGTTGCCGATGACGAGATCCCGAACCACGCCGCCGTGAGGCTGCGGCGACAGTACGAGGCGACCGCCGCGCGAGCCATGGAGGAGCTGGAAACGCAGCCGCCGGAGGAAACAACCACCACCGCGCAGCGTCCTCGCTCGTCGCGGCGCCGGAGAGGCCGGCTCGTTGCCTATGTGAGTGCCACGGCTGTAGCCGTTTTCGCGGCCCTAGTGCTGCTTCCGCAGTACGTGGCCGAGCGGCCCGAGGGTGGGTTCATCAGTGGCAACGAGGTCATCCAATCACCCGCAGGAGCGCCGAGCTCATCAGCGCAGCCACCGAGAGACCTGTCGACGGTGACCGAGGCCGAGATGGAGCAGGTGGTCGCCGCCAACCCGAACGTCCTCGGTATGCGCCTGGCCCTCGCCAGGCGCTACGTCGAGAAAGGCCAGTACGACAAGGCCTCCGAGCACTACGGCGTGGCCCTCACACAGGCCCCGGACGACCCGCAGGCCCGATCCTCTGCTGCGTGGCTGTTGCACAAGATGGGGAACACCGAAGCCGCTCTCCGGTTTCTCGACAAGACGCTGCTCGGCGCACCGGGCTCGCCGGACGCGCTGTGGTACAAGGCGAGGATCCTGCTCGACGGGCGCCGGAATCCGGCAGGCGCACTGGAGATACTCCAGGGTCTGGTCGAACGCGGCGACCTGGAACCCGAGCGCCTTGCGGAGGCCGACCAGCTGATGACGCGTGCCCGGGAGCAGACAGAACGATGA
- a CDS encoding TlpA family protein disulfide reductase produces the protein MTIKDNMRESPGRWRVVRWIALAAVIVVIGIGAVFGSRLGEDPTLVDSPLIGEPAPSAALPYLEREGLLSLADLHGQIVVVNFWASWCVPCREEHPALVAAANNYKDAGVAFVGVNFQDQRGAAVAFLDELGRGDSQVYHYVTDPDSRLTLDFGVFGVPETFFIDRTGTIVGKISGVSDYRLLSSALDQMLSGRAPESRIEGSVQPAPS, from the coding sequence ATGACCATAAAGGACAATATGCGGGAGAGCCCCGGGCGATGGCGGGTAGTGCGCTGGATCGCCTTGGCGGCCGTGATCGTCGTGATCGGCATCGGTGCGGTGTTCGGCAGCCGGCTCGGCGAGGACCCGACCCTGGTCGACAGCCCCCTGATCGGCGAACCCGCACCGAGTGCGGCCCTGCCTTACCTGGAACGCGAGGGATTGCTCTCGCTCGCCGACCTCCACGGCCAGATTGTCGTCGTCAACTTCTGGGCATCGTGGTGCGTTCCGTGCCGGGAGGAACATCCCGCACTCGTCGCTGCCGCCAACAACTACAAGGATGCGGGCGTGGCCTTCGTGGGTGTCAATTTCCAGGACCAGCGCGGTGCGGCGGTCGCGTTCCTCGACGAGTTGGGCCGTGGAGACTCTCAAGTATACCACTATGTGACTGACCCCGATTCCAGGCTCACCCTCGACTTCGGTGTCTTCGGCGTCCCGGAGACGTTTTTCATCGATCGCACTGGTACGATCGTTGGTAAGATCTCTGGAGTATCCGACTATCGGCTGCTCTCCTCAGCCCTTGACCAGATGCTGTCCGGTCGCGCCCCGGAGTCACGCATCGAGGGCTCTGTCCAGCCCGCGCCGTCATAA